The proteins below come from a single Acidobacteriota bacterium genomic window:
- a CDS encoding integration host factor subunit beta, with translation MIKQDIVNRVAEQLNITKVKAEIAVESVFNSLKNALKRGERIELRGFGVFIVKPRKSGVGRNPRTGEEVAIPPGKTIRFKPGKEIRAEKIAPGIDG, from the coding sequence GTGATAAAGCAGGACATCGTAAACCGTGTCGCGGAGCAGCTGAATATCACCAAGGTAAAGGCGGAAATTGCGGTGGAATCTGTGTTCAATTCGCTCAAGAACGCGCTGAAGCGCGGCGAAAGAATTGAACTGCGAGGCTTTGGCGTCTTCATCGTCAAACCGAGAAAGAGCGGTGTCGGGCGCAATCCGCGCACGGGCGAGGAGGTGGCCATCCCACCCGGAAAGACCATCCGGTTCAAGCCCGGCAAGGAAATCCGCGCGGAGAAGATCGCACCCGGTATCGACGGCTAG
- a CDS encoding dCTP deaminase, whose amino-acid sequence MVLPDHWIRSMAKSERMISPYAEQRRRKGKISYGASSYGYDFRLADDYKIPDFSGMKISDPKNMDAAPFTDFKGPSCVIAPNSFILGRSLEYFRIPRDVLVLCQGKSTYARSGVIVNVTPLEPEWEGYITVSLVNASPVPARVWSGEGIAQCVFLRAESACRVSYADRKGKYQAQQQIHLARV is encoded by the coding sequence ATGGTGCTACCCGATCACTGGATCCGCTCGATGGCCAAAAGCGAGCGCATGATTTCACCCTACGCCGAGCAGCGGCGGCGCAAGGGCAAGATCTCCTACGGCGCTTCCTCCTATGGCTACGATTTCAGGCTGGCCGATGACTATAAGATCCCCGATTTCAGCGGGATGAAAATTTCCGATCCGAAAAATATGGATGCGGCCCCCTTCACCGATTTCAAGGGGCCCTCCTGCGTCATCGCGCCGAATTCGTTCATCCTGGGGCGTTCGCTGGAATATTTCCGCATCCCGCGCGATGTCCTGGTGCTGTGCCAGGGCAAGTCCACCTACGCGCGTTCCGGCGTCATCGTCAACGTCACCCCCCTGGAACCGGAATGGGAGGGGTATATAACCGTATCGCTGGTCAATGCCTCCCCCGTTCCGGCCCGCGTCTGGTCGGGGGAGGGGATCGCCCAGTGCGTGTTTCTGCGCGCCGAGAGCGCCTGCAGGGTCTCCTACGCCGACCGCAAGGGGAAGTACCAGGCCCAGCAGCAGATCCACCTTGCCCGGGTATAG
- the holA gene encoding DNA polymerase III subunit delta, giving the protein MILRNLEALEADLGARLRPVYLVLGPEEFLCREAVRLLKRKVLSPGSADFDLTDFEAGAVSADGILEAANTFPMVSGRRLVLVRDAARIRESDQEALIAGLETLSPKTVMVFLAGEMDHRRKFYRTLLERHCVCEFQKLKDAALEKWAAAWLRREGRTLAPGALKRLLQMAGSDLEALAAELEKLVLYAGVAGTIPAEAVEGLVRSSRQHDIFQLIDAVGAKDRSGALQKLAGLLGTGEHPLVVVTMLARHCRQVLIARECLEKRVNAREIAAAAQVPPFVLEKLLGQAKRAETAVIEEMFLRLAAIDKQLKSSALDGRRLLEGLICGLV; this is encoded by the coding sequence ATGATCCTCAGGAACCTGGAGGCCCTCGAGGCCGACCTCGGCGCCCGGCTGAGGCCGGTCTACCTCGTGCTGGGGCCGGAGGAGTTTCTCTGCCGCGAAGCGGTGCGGCTGTTGAAGCGGAAGGTCCTGTCTCCCGGGTCGGCCGATTTCGACCTTACCGATTTCGAGGCCGGAGCCGTCTCTGCGGACGGGATCCTCGAAGCGGCCAATACCTTTCCGATGGTGTCCGGCCGGCGGCTGGTCCTTGTGCGCGATGCCGCCCGGATCCGGGAGAGCGACCAGGAGGCGCTGATCGCCGGGCTGGAAACCCTCTCCCCGAAAACGGTCATGGTTTTCCTGGCGGGCGAAATGGATCACCGCAGGAAGTTTTACCGAACGCTCCTCGAGCGGCACTGCGTGTGCGAGTTCCAGAAACTCAAGGATGCGGCGCTGGAAAAGTGGGCGGCGGCGTGGCTGCGGCGGGAGGGGCGCACGCTGGCGCCCGGGGCGCTCAAACGGCTGCTGCAGATGGCGGGTTCGGACCTCGAGGCGCTCGCGGCGGAACTTGAAAAACTGGTGCTCTACGCGGGAGTCGCCGGGACGATCCCCGCCGAGGCGGTCGAGGGCCTGGTGCGCTCGAGCCGCCAGCACGACATCTTCCAGCTCATCGACGCGGTCGGGGCGAAAGACCGCAGCGGCGCCCTGCAGAAGCTGGCCGGGCTGCTGGGAACGGGGGAGCATCCGCTCGTCGTCGTCACCATGCTGGCCCGCCACTGCCGGCAGGTCCTGATCGCCCGGGAATGCCTCGAAAAACGGGTGAATGCGCGCGAGATCGCCGCCGCCGCCCAGGTCCCCCCCTTCGTCCTGGAGAAACTCCTGGGGCAGGCGAAGCGGGCGGAAACGGCGGTCATAGAGGAGATGTTTCTGCGCCTTGCGGCCATCGACAAGCAGCTGAAATCCTCCGCGCTCGACGGGCGCAGGCTGCTCGAGGGGTTGATCTGCGGGCTGGTGTGA
- the rpsT gene encoding 30S ribosomal protein S20 codes for MANHASALKAHRQNLKHRENNRSNRSTLRTCLKKFGEQLEGEVSAESGKSLAELYSVIDKSRQKKAISRNAAARQKSRLTRRLNAAHPRPAQD; via the coding sequence ATGGCGAATCATGCGTCGGCCCTCAAGGCACACCGGCAGAATCTGAAGCACCGGGAGAACAATCGCAGCAACCGCAGCACCCTCCGCACCTGCCTGAAGAAGTTCGGGGAACAGCTCGAGGGGGAGGTCTCGGCGGAATCCGGCAAATCCCTGGCCGAACTCTATTCCGTGATCGACAAGTCCCGGCAGAAAAAGGCCATCAGCCGCAATGCGGCGGCGCGGCAGAAATCACGCCTCACCCGGCGACTGAACGCGGCGCACCCGCGCCCGGCGCAGGACTGA